Proteins from a single region of Azospira inquinata:
- a CDS encoding SPOR domain-containing protein, giving the protein MTRDMKPRKAPEPRSSGSTLMGVFIGLVLGVVVALAVALYVYKGPSPFKGQGKDQTPDQTAAAQPSTNPQAQPPMALPGKPGDPVSDKPRFDFYKILPGNADAVPDPKADSSKDAKKDDKGDAKSKDAKKDSAKDGDSKDSTKTDSASKDSGKGNFVLQAGSFQKAGEADNQKANLAMMGVEAAVQQVMVGDKTWYRVRLGPFSKIEDVNRVRQDLAKAGIDVSLVKNKD; this is encoded by the coding sequence ATGACCCGCGATATGAAACCCCGCAAAGCCCCGGAACCCCGTTCCAGCGGCAGCACCCTCATGGGTGTGTTCATCGGCCTGGTGCTGGGAGTGGTGGTGGCCCTGGCCGTGGCCCTCTACGTGTACAAGGGGCCCTCGCCTTTCAAGGGCCAGGGCAAGGATCAGACGCCGGATCAGACCGCCGCCGCCCAGCCTTCCACCAATCCCCAGGCCCAGCCGCCCATGGCCCTGCCGGGCAAGCCGGGGGACCCGGTGTCGGACAAGCCCCGCTTTGATTTCTACAAGATTCTCCCGGGCAATGCGGATGCGGTGCCCGATCCCAAGGCGGACAGCAGCAAGGACGCTAAGAAGGACGACAAGGGCGACGCTAAGTCCAAGGACGCCAAGAAAGACAGCGCCAAGGACGGGGACAGCAAGGACAGCACTAAGACGGATAGCGCCAGCAAGGACAGCGGCAAGGGCAATTTCGTGCTCCAGGCCGGGTCCTTCCAGAAGGCGGGCGAAGCGGATAACCAGAAGGCCAATCTGGCCATGATGGGGGTGGAAGCGGCAGTACAGCAGGTGATGGTGGGGGATAAAACCTGGTACCGGGTACGCCTGGGACCTTTCAGCAAAATCGAAGACGTGAATCGGGTGCGCCAGGATCTGGCCAAGGCCGGTATTGACGTATCCCTGGTCAAAAACAAAGACTGA
- a CDS encoding thiol:disulfide interchange protein DsbA/DsbL, with amino-acid sequence MNLMQRLLASTALVLGACWATLSPAAAADYQLLNPPQATSSGGKIEVIEFFSYGCPHCNEFNPMVTKWAEKLPADVVFKRVPVSFGRAAWANVGKLYYALEESGELHRLDGAVFNAIHVQRVNLFDTRGVTEWANKQGADGKKLADLMGSFTTLSKMTRADQMSQAYQVDGVPMLAVDGRYLIKDKPFAELLSGADRAIEKARADKKRKK; translated from the coding sequence ATGAATCTGATGCAACGCCTGTTGGCCTCCACTGCCCTGGTACTGGGCGCCTGCTGGGCCACCCTGTCCCCGGCCGCCGCCGCTGACTACCAGCTTCTCAATCCGCCCCAGGCCACCAGCAGCGGCGGCAAGATCGAGGTCATCGAGTTCTTTTCCTACGGCTGCCCCCACTGCAACGAATTCAATCCCATGGTCACCAAGTGGGCGGAAAAACTCCCCGCCGACGTGGTCTTCAAGCGGGTGCCCGTGTCCTTTGGCCGGGCCGCCTGGGCCAATGTGGGCAAGCTCTATTACGCCCTGGAAGAAAGCGGCGAACTCCATCGTCTGGACGGGGCCGTGTTCAACGCCATCCACGTCCAGCGCGTCAATCTGTTCGACACCCGGGGCGTGACCGAATGGGCCAATAAGCAGGGGGCGGACGGCAAGAAGCTGGCCGATCTCATGGGCTCTTTCACCACCTTAAGCAAAATGACCCGGGCCGACCAGATGTCCCAGGCCTATCAGGTGGATGGGGTGCCCATGCTGGCGGTGGATGGCCGTTACCTGATTAAGGACAAGCCCTTTGCCGAATTGCTGAGCGGTGCGGATCGGGCCATCGAAAAAGCCCGGGCCGACAAAAAGCGCAAAAAATAA
- a CDS encoding SDR family oxidoreductase — protein sequence MSPDSPSSSVPLRVFITGASSGIGAALARHYAGQGACQGLVARRREVLASLAAELPGEPACYGADVTDAAALEAAARDFIDRFGAPHLVIGCAGVSVGTLAGGEDLAAFCRVMAVNVNGLAATFAPFVAPMAALADGRPRRLVGIASVAGIRGLPGAAAYSASKAAAIAYLESLRLELGPQGIRVVTIAPGYIATPMTAINPYPMPFLLPAPEAARRFARAIERGVSYTVIPWPMGVVAKLLRLLPNWLYDRLFTRAPRKPRGLPL from the coding sequence ATGTCCCCGGATTCCCCTTCCTCCTCCGTTCCCCTGCGGGTCTTTATTACCGGCGCTTCCAGCGGCATCGGTGCCGCCCTGGCCCGCCATTACGCCGGGCAGGGCGCCTGTCAGGGGCTGGTGGCCCGGCGCCGGGAGGTGCTGGCAAGCCTGGCCGCCGAACTGCCCGGGGAGCCGGCCTGCTACGGGGCGGACGTGACGGACGCCGCCGCCCTGGAAGCCGCCGCCCGGGATTTCATTGACCGCTTTGGCGCCCCCCATCTGGTCATCGGCTGTGCTGGGGTCTCCGTGGGCACCCTGGCGGGGGGGGAAGATCTGGCGGCCTTCTGCCGCGTCATGGCGGTGAACGTCAATGGCCTGGCGGCCACCTTCGCCCCCTTCGTGGCTCCCATGGCGGCCCTGGCGGACGGGCGGCCCCGGCGTCTGGTGGGCATTGCCTCCGTGGCGGGCATCCGGGGCCTGCCCGGGGCCGCCGCCTATTCCGCTTCCAAGGCGGCGGCCATCGCCTATCTGGAATCCCTGCGCCTGGAACTGGGGCCCCAAGGCATTCGGGTGGTGACCATTGCCCCGGGCTATATCGCCACCCCCATGACCGCCATCAACCCCTATCCCATGCCCTTCCTGCTGCCCGCCCCGGAGGCGGCCCGGCGCTTTGCCCGGGCCATAGAGCGGGGCGTTTCCTACACGGTTATCCCCTGGCCCATGGGGGTGGTGGCCAAGCTCCTGCGTTTGCTGCCCAACTGGCTCTACGACCGGCTGTTCACCCGGGCACCCCGCAAACCCCGGGGCCTGCCCCTGTAG
- a CDS encoding sulfite exporter TauE/SafE family protein — translation MPIPANAWLLLAIGLASGVASGLFGIGGGVLIVPALVLLAGFSQHMAIGTSLAVLLPPVGLGAVLAYYREGNVDFRAAILVAVALFVGGWLGGQVANYLGGVQLRLLFGLFVVGIGGYMTVSALRTLLG, via the coding sequence ATGCCTATTCCCGCCAATGCCTGGTTGTTGCTGGCCATCGGCCTGGCTTCCGGCGTCGCCTCCGGGCTCTTCGGCATCGGCGGCGGCGTGCTGATTGTGCCTGCCCTGGTGCTGTTGGCCGGCTTTTCCCAACATATGGCCATCGGCACCAGTCTGGCCGTGCTCCTGCCTCCCGTGGGCCTGGGGGCGGTGCTGGCCTATTACCGGGAGGGCAATGTGGATTTCCGCGCTGCCATCCTGGTGGCGGTGGCCCTGTTTGTGGGGGGCTGGCTGGGGGGCCAGGTGGCCAATTACCTGGGGGGCGTCCAGCTGCGCCTGCTCTTCGGCCTGTTTGTGGTGGGCATCGGCGGCTACATGACGGTG